TTTGATGAATCCCCAATCGCTCATTCGTCATATGCAAAGCAACTACATTCAATGCATTGCTTCAGGCGGTCAGCCTCCAAACTACAAGTTCTACTTTTATGGTCAGAAAGCTGGGGCTGCTGCTTTCTACCTTGTAGAATGCATTGTGAACACCGCATCAGCGAAGGCCCAGCTCAAAATCAAGGCCGAGGATGGGACTACTGCTGAGGCATTTTCTACCTTGTTTCAATCAGTATTGTCCCAATTTGGCCATTCTTGATCGTGAGCATTTTCCGTCTTGATGATGCACCTGCCTCCAGCTTTTCTGGCTCTGCACAATATCTCTGCAATCCACTACTTTAAACTCCAAGCAAAGCCTTCCGGTACATCTTTTTACCAGAAGCTTGGAGCAGGTGAAATTTGCCGTTCGCCTCCCAGTGTCATGCAAGTACCATCAGACCATTAGATTCCGCAGGGAAAAGACAccagagttttttttgggggggattTCTTTTGGTGGGTGAAGTCACTAGCACTGTACATTACTATACATTTCATTCAGTCATCTTGTGAAGCGGCTAATTTGTTCAGGGTTATGGTGGTTTAGATGGTGTGTAACCTTGTTACTGGACTGGACATGATTCCGTTGATGTGGTGAGAATAGATGGATACCTGTAATTTGTTTGCAGGGTGCAATAAAGCAAGAGTATATTCGACTTGTATAAGTTGGCATTCGAAGTACATGTACACAAACAGAAGTGTGGTGATcacagcaagttaaagttgaacgtcaacttcttaagatcataacaATAGGTCAAACAATTAATCTTTACAGACAGTGATGTAGACAAATCGTACCATAATCAACTGGCAAAACGTTGTCTATCTAGTCCTCGTCACAAAATTTCTATGTGGCAATCGTTTAACACGGCTTACTATTTGGAAGTGCCTTAATATTGGGATGACAGCTTCTTCAGAACATTGCAGTTTCTTCAGAACAACCTTATATCAGGTATAAACTGTGACTCAACAACAACACAACTAACTAATTAGCCATGGCCTCAATGAACTGGCGTGCATTCTGGTGTTCCATAAATCCATCTAGGCTGCTGAGGCAGCAAAGCTTCTGCTAGCATTGTAGACTGAATGAATGAGCAGTCAGGCACCAAGAGTACCAAAATTACGCAACAAGCAATAATGAGTAGTACTGCTTACTTCTAATCAATCAAAGCAATTAGTTCAATTAAAACATACACACGCATCAGGCAGAGAAATACAATTCAGACAACTAACACTGAAAGTTCAACATAGCACAATATATTAATAGCAGATCCGTAGCATCTCAGGTATCTAACAAGATCCGATCCAATCCAGGATCGATCCACCGACATAACATTATTCGACACAGATCAGATAGAAGATCACCACCCAGGGATCAAGAACTCAACCACCAGGATTCAATAAACAGCAAAAACATCTACTAGTAGTAACTAAAAGGAGCTGGATCGATCCAGTCTAGGGCTCGCCGGGGATGGGATCAGACGGGGGACAGAAGCTGGAACAAGCTAGGTTTGGGCTCGTCTCCCTTAGTCATGCCGACGACGATGATGAGCGGGATGAAGCCCCAGTGCGCCACCACCTTCGCCGTCTTCATCGTCCACGTGCTCCACTCCTTGGCGAGctgcaccgccaccgccgccgtggaCTGCTCGTCCTCGGCCGCGGACGAGCCCCTCTTCCCACCCTTGCCCTTCGGCTTCGGCTTCAGCGACGGCCGCGACGCCATGGCGACTCCTCTTGATTCTTCGATTCGCTGGACGAAAACCCTAGAGACGTGGCCTTTGGGGATGTGTTGATCTGTCGTTTGATCTGGTGCGTTGTTTCCGGTTAATATTGGCTGCTTCCTGGGCCAGTCCTTCTCGTGTTTGGTTAGCAACTACAGTAGTATCTCTCTGGGAGACCTCTCATGGGTCCTCAAATGCTTTGGGCTAGGTTTATCTTTAAATTGGGCCAAACTTTCCAAGTAGCCAGGACCTGGGCATTGTGGACACCGAATATTCTATTTGACGCTAACTGCGACAAACTTTCATTGAAACGCACAGGGAACAGGTGCGAGCGAactacatgggccggcccacttctgatcgATTTACCGAGTCACAGGATCCCGGTTTGGTTCCCAAGGCGGTTCTTACTGGTTTTTTGGCTTTTCagattttccttttttatttctgtttctgtttcttttcttctttcttccttttcaagttttatctttttttttctgtttccttttctattttttattttagaaaattttgaattctgaattaaaaaatgttcattttttcaattttgttcacaaatttagaaAAAAAATACGTTTTGAAAAAGGGTCAGGGTTAAAAAAAGTTCCCTTTTTCTGAAAtttattcacaaattcaaaatatgttcagaGTTTTCCAAAAATGTTCGTGGTTTCAAATTTTCTTGAATTCCAAATTTTTCctgtttttcaaaatttgttcacaggtTAGAAAACGTtccagaatttcaaaaaatgttcaggtcTCAAAATTGTTCAGGGGGTTCCCAAATCTGTTTGGAATTTTGAAATTGTTCAAAATTTCAAGAAATGGCCAATTTTTTGAAATTTGCTCACGTTTATAGAAAAAGAAATTTGAAATTTTGTTCACGTTGTTAAATAAATGTTCTCATGTCCGAAAAATTGTTCACCATTGGAAAAAAACGTCTGGGATTCGAAAATTTTaagaatttcaaaaatgttctTTTTTAAAATACCGATTTCAAATTTGTTCTCAttgttaaaaaaatgttcaaacttTGAAACATTACTTCGAATAAAATTAAAAAGTGTTGAGGTTTGGCACTATTGTTAGTTCTTGTATATCAATGTTGCAAATCAGTCACTTACAATTAGAACAAACCCCTCTTATATATACAAGAAAAAATGGTTTTGTATGGTATACTGTGTGCTAAGTATTTTTTTCCTATCAATGAACTTTTCATAATTTTCATAATAGAATCCTCATGTTTTATTATGAAAATTATGAAAAGTGGAGTATTCTTACAATAGGACTTACAACTTCCACCCATCTTCTCCAAAATCATAAGGTTAGTAAATCTTATTAATAAGAGCATAAATACTTTCATTCTAGACATTAAAAAAAAATCCAAATGGCCTTTTCTATTTATCCATTTTAATTTCATCACTAAATAGAAACCCTTTTGAATTTTTTCATTGTATTGAAagaaccgaagttccttcccttagaACCGTACTTGAGAGTTTCCTACCTCATACGGCTCAGAAATTGCTATATGAATTTCCCTATCTTAACTGAATTCGATTTATCAAAAATTGATCCAATTTGTTCTTGGGTTAAGCTTCAAACCCTATTTTTATCAATAATCAGTTTGATCTTTTTTACCACCTCCAGAAGAATGAAGCATAGATAGATATAGAGCCTTGGTTGAAATTTTCTAAAAGGTGGCATGGCTATTGGCATCACTTCATTACCAGAGGTCTCGAGTTCCATTCCTCTAGAGCGCGCCGTTTTTCGTTATTTTTCCTGTTGCGCTATAGTATTTGCGGGGGCTTCCCATCGCGTCTGCTTGGTGCACGCACCCGCAGGCATCtgccatgggccggcccagtcgatgCATATCCTGCACGAACGAGTGTCCTTTTGCCACAAAGTGTGTTGTATATGAGCTCCACTAGTGAGTTCTACTTAAAAAATACTACTAAAAAAAGATAAAGTGAGTGATACTATGAGCGACTAGTCCACGAATCATTCCCTCTGTTGGGCTTTCCAGCGAACACTCTTCGTGGGGCTTTTCAGTGGACCCTCGAAAGCGCGTGGCGGTGCTATAGCCATCACATGGTGCATCTCAGAGCTGGTAGGTGCCGCGCGTGGGTGCACCTCAAGCGAACTCCAATGCAAGACCCCAAATGGCCTGGCCGATGTTTGGGGTAAACAGACAAAAAACGTGGCCCAACGCGTGGGAACAAACGGACAAACATCCGTTTTTTCGTTCGCTTTCGACCCATTCCCATGCCAAATTTGGGCCGCATTTGCGTCGAAACAGACGCATGCGGACGGGCGGGATGCGTGCCCTTGCCCTTCCCTGGCCCACCCCTATGTGGCATAGACGCCCTTTTTTCTCTTCCCCTGCCCCTCACTGCGTCTCGCCCTCGGCGTTGCCGCGACTCGTGGACGCCCATATTCCCGGCTGCCTTCCTCGCTTTCCTGCCAGGCCACTCGGACCACGACCAAGACATGCCATAGCTGGCTCCACGCTCGCGTTTCGGAGGACTTTCTTGCTGGCGTTCGCGGCTCTTTGTTGTTGCAGCCGATGGAAGAGAAGATATGCGCGCGGATGATGTCCATCGACCCCAACACCTTCCCGTAGGCACTACATAGCTGCAGGGTGCCGCTTGCCAACTTCCACCTTGCCTACTGCCTATGAGGCGGGCTCGACGTGCTCTTACCGACCACGTCTACACCATGACCGCAAGGTGTTCAATGCTTTGCTCACAAGGGACAATGCATAGTGGGGATGAGTATTTCT
The Triticum dicoccoides isolate Atlit2015 ecotype Zavitan chromosome 3A, WEW_v2.0, whole genome shotgun sequence genome window above contains:
- the LOC119268435 gene encoding mitochondrial import receptor subunit TOM7-1-like, which codes for MASRPSLKPKPKGKGGKRGSSAAEDEQSTAAVAVQLAKEWSTWTMKTAKVVAHWGFIPLIIVVGMTKGDEPKPSLFQLLSPV